A genomic stretch from Kribbella amoyensis includes:
- a CDS encoding cytochrome P450 produces MTEPVLNIPFDDAFRFDPSPTFAELREHRPVARVRTLAGAEVWLVTRYEDVRMVLADPRFSRAAVVKQGAPRVALAKPMPNSLTTTDPPEHSRLRKLVSSTFAHRRIERTRPWVADLSKQLADDVARAGDGADLRQLVALPLPIQVICQLLGVPYEDREQFREWTELGYSMRMAEKDLVEDAMTQLTAYIEALVTRKLATADQPAEDLLDELVRAREEGDRLSQDELIAFGVNLLVAGHETSANQISSCVATLLRWPENWARLVADHSLVPSAVEELLRFNRFSEVGQLRVASEDLELHGVRIKAGDGVMAALNSANRDPRAYEAPDELRLDRQENKHLSFGFGPHFCLGAQLARIELQESSLALLRRFPNLSLAKPAEDLEWRRVLVSGLAELPVNLGETA; encoded by the coding sequence GACCGAGCCCGTGCTGAACATCCCCTTCGACGACGCCTTCCGGTTCGATCCCTCGCCGACCTTCGCGGAGTTACGGGAGCACCGGCCGGTCGCCCGGGTCCGGACGTTGGCCGGTGCCGAGGTCTGGTTGGTGACGCGGTACGAGGACGTCCGGATGGTGCTCGCGGATCCGCGGTTCTCCCGGGCCGCGGTGGTGAAGCAGGGAGCGCCGCGGGTCGCGCTGGCCAAGCCGATGCCGAACAGTCTGACCACGACGGATCCGCCCGAGCACTCGCGGCTGCGCAAGCTGGTGTCGTCGACGTTCGCGCACCGGCGGATCGAGCGGACCCGTCCGTGGGTGGCGGACCTGTCCAAGCAGCTCGCCGACGACGTCGCGCGGGCCGGGGACGGCGCGGACCTCCGGCAGCTGGTCGCGTTGCCTCTGCCGATCCAGGTGATCTGCCAGCTGCTCGGGGTGCCGTACGAGGACCGGGAGCAGTTCCGCGAGTGGACCGAGCTCGGGTACAGCATGCGGATGGCGGAGAAGGACCTCGTCGAGGACGCGATGACCCAGCTGACCGCGTACATCGAGGCGCTGGTGACGCGGAAGCTGGCGACCGCCGACCAACCGGCCGAGGATCTGCTGGACGAGCTGGTCCGCGCCCGGGAGGAAGGCGATCGGCTCAGCCAGGACGAGCTGATCGCGTTCGGGGTGAACCTGCTGGTCGCCGGACACGAGACCTCGGCGAACCAGATCTCCAGCTGTGTGGCGACCCTGCTGCGCTGGCCGGAGAACTGGGCGAGGCTGGTCGCGGACCACTCACTGGTGCCGTCGGCCGTGGAGGAGCTGCTGCGCTTCAACCGCTTCAGCGAGGTCGGCCAGCTCCGGGTCGCGAGCGAGGACCTCGAACTCCACGGGGTACGGATCAAGGCGGGCGACGGCGTGATGGCCGCGCTCAACTCCGCGAACCGCGACCCCCGTGCGTACGAGGCTCCGGACGAACTGCGGCTGGATCGGCAGGAGAACAAGCATCTGTCGTTCGGCTTCGGACCGCACTTCTGCCTGGGCGCGCAGCTCGCGCGGATCGAGCTGCAGGAGTCGTCGCTCGCCCTGCTGCGCCGCTTCCCGAACCTCAGCCTGGCCAAGCCGGCCGAGGACCTGGAATGGCGCCGGGTCCTGGTCAGCGGTCTCGCCGAGCTTCCGGTGAACCTCGGCGAGACCGCTTAG